Proteins from a single region of Runella sp. SP2:
- a CDS encoding NAD-dependent epimerase/dehydratase family protein codes for MKKALVCGAGGFIGGHLVNRLKSEGYWVKGVDIKYNEFGNNHADEFIIGDLTLPSIAINALEGGFDEVYQLAADMGGAGYIFTGFNDASVMHNSALCNLNVLEASANAGVKKIFYSSSACMYPEYNQLDPNNPKCSEDSAYPAAPDSEYGWEKLFSERLYLAYQRNRSIDVKIARFHNIFGPQGTWQGGKEKAPAAMCRKVAEAIDGTSIEVWGDGIQTRSFLYINDCIDAIRALVESDFSGPVNIGSEEMISINDFARMVIDISGKTLEIINIPGPQGVRGRNSDNALIFDKLGWKPSLTLRQGMELTYNWISSQVNSTVLA; via the coding sequence ATGAAAAAAGCTTTAGTGTGTGGTGCGGGTGGCTTCATCGGTGGACACCTGGTAAATAGATTAAAATCAGAAGGTTATTGGGTTAAAGGTGTTGATATCAAATATAACGAATTCGGCAATAACCATGCCGATGAGTTTATTATCGGCGACTTGACACTTCCTAGTATAGCAATAAATGCACTAGAAGGCGGATTTGATGAAGTTTATCAACTAGCTGCCGATATGGGTGGTGCTGGTTATATTTTTACAGGGTTTAACGATGCATCAGTGATGCACAATTCAGCATTATGTAATCTTAATGTCTTAGAAGCCAGTGCAAACGCAGGAGTAAAAAAAATTTTTTACTCTTCATCCGCTTGTATGTATCCTGAATATAACCAACTTGACCCCAATAATCCTAAATGTTCAGAAGATTCTGCTTATCCAGCAGCACCTGATAGTGAATACGGCTGGGAAAAACTATTTAGCGAACGTTTATACCTTGCCTACCAAAGAAATAGGAGCATTGATGTCAAAATAGCAAGGTTTCATAACATTTTCGGCCCGCAAGGAACTTGGCAAGGAGGAAAAGAAAAAGCACCTGCTGCTATGTGTAGAAAAGTCGCAGAAGCGATAGATGGTACTTCAATTGAAGTTTGGGGTGATGGCATTCAAACACGTTCTTTCTTGTACATAAATGATTGCATCGATGCGATTAGAGCATTGGTTGAATCTGATTTTTCAGGCCCAGTGAATATAGGTTCTGAGGAAATGATTTCTATTAATGATTTCGCTAGAATGGTGATTGATATTTCAGGAAAAACACTTGAAATTATAAACATTCCTGGTCCACAAGGAGTGCGAGGTAGGAATTCAGACAATGCACTTATTTTTGACAAGCTAGGCTGGAAACCCTCTCTAACATTACGCCAAGGTATGGAACTGACCTACAATTGGATTAGTTCTCAAGTAAACTCAACAGTTCTTGCTTAA
- a CDS encoding WecB/TagA/CpsF family glycosyltransferase, giving the protein MDQSVTPILGIPFFNGNVSDVYNALSTHGGLLTVPAAPALVTIGDDSNYYHALLKSDIIIPDSGYMVLIWNFISTQRIRKISGLEFINFFLESFTFADKSRLMLVNPSDYDGEINLRYLNHRGFKIDSNDLYTAPYYNETVKDEHLLKKVEMRKPQWILINIGGGTQEKLGYYLKESLSYRPAIVCTGAALAFKTGRQVSIPPWADYIYLGWLFRCMTQPKLYIPRYLKAFKLIYLILKYKSNKVA; this is encoded by the coding sequence ATGGACCAATCTGTAACCCCTATACTAGGTATTCCATTTTTCAACGGTAACGTGAGCGATGTTTATAATGCCTTGAGTACGCATGGTGGCCTATTAACCGTTCCGGCAGCTCCAGCCCTCGTAACTATTGGAGATGATTCAAATTATTATCATGCCCTTCTCAAATCTGATATAATTATCCCAGATAGTGGATACATGGTTCTCATTTGGAATTTCATCAGCACTCAAAGGATACGAAAGATTTCGGGGCTTGAATTCATAAATTTTTTTTTAGAATCATTTACTTTTGCAGATAAATCACGTCTAATGTTAGTAAACCCGTCTGATTATGATGGAGAAATCAACCTTAGGTATTTAAATCATAGAGGTTTCAAAATAGATTCAAATGACTTATATACTGCCCCTTATTATAATGAAACCGTAAAGGATGAGCATTTGCTAAAAAAAGTTGAAATGCGTAAGCCACAGTGGATTCTTATTAATATAGGGGGTGGTACTCAAGAAAAACTTGGATATTATTTAAAAGAATCACTATCTTATCGTCCAGCGATAGTTTGTACTGGGGCAGCTCTTGCATTCAAGACTGGGCGACAGGTTTCAATACCGCCATGGGCTGATTACATATATTTGGGATGGCTTTTTCGTTGCATGACTCAACCAAAGCTTTACATACCTAGATATTTGAAAGCATTCAAATTGATTTATCTTATTTTGAAATACAAATCAAACAAAGTCGCATGA
- a CDS encoding FkbM family methyltransferase, which yields MKIISKIHQLLSIIPILFHKEGGLLYLLHPSASISSFNINVALKKLAPDIKTLVDVGANIGQFSYSFHHFFPSSNIHSFEPTSVCYNKLVKNCSKISNMKTYNYALGSRDEKLAFFQNEHTHASSALKVSDYQINSSPTTRKYKSVEVVCHKLDTLELNPTSSPLLLKLDVQGFEKEVLHGAEVFLNQVDYILLETSFIPMYDNEPLFEEINSLLKSKNFKLLAPIGFLKDKDGVLSQLDLLFVKEK from the coding sequence ATGAAAATAATAAGTAAAATTCACCAACTACTAAGTATAATTCCAATTCTTTTTCACAAAGAAGGTGGACTTCTTTACTTGCTCCATCCTAGCGCTTCGATTTCTTCGTTTAATATTAATGTTGCTTTAAAAAAGTTAGCTCCAGATATTAAAACTCTTGTCGATGTAGGTGCTAACATTGGGCAATTTAGTTATTCTTTTCACCATTTTTTCCCAAGTTCAAACATTCACAGCTTTGAACCAACTTCTGTCTGTTATAACAAACTTGTTAAGAATTGCAGTAAAATCAGCAATATGAAAACATATAATTATGCCTTAGGAAGTCGCGATGAAAAGTTAGCTTTTTTCCAAAATGAGCACACCCACGCAAGCTCTGCTTTAAAGGTAAGTGACTATCAAATAAATAGCAGTCCTACTACAAGGAAATACAAATCTGTTGAAGTTGTGTGCCATAAACTTGACACCCTTGAACTCAACCCTACAAGCTCGCCATTACTCTTAAAATTAGATGTTCAAGGGTTTGAGAAAGAAGTGTTACATGGAGCTGAGGTATTTTTAAATCAAGTTGATTATATCCTTCTTGAAACATCGTTTATTCCTATGTATGATAATGAACCTTTATTTGAAGAAATTAATTCTTTACTTAAAAGTAAGAATTTTAAACTTTTAGCTCCAATTGGGTTCTTGAAGGATAAAGATGGGGTTTTATCTCAGCTAGACCTTTTATTTGTAAAAGAAAAGTAA
- a CDS encoding glycosyltransferase family 2 protein, giving the protein MSQFSVIILTFNEEDNIESCLNKILKVSNDVFVVDSFSTDNTIKILEKYPIKSVQNKFVNYSQQRNWAQENCPFNHEWVLHIDAGEFLTPELIHWLQHVFPTQMEKFDGFIFSRRVYFLNKWIKRGGMYPNSHLRLFKKEKGFCENKSYDQHFVVEGKINKVPLGADVIDNNGSNVNDFILKHLRWANKEAEDIISNQNTQGNVKESILGNDIERKRFLKNNLYYKFPVLWRAFFLFLYRYVFMLGFLDGKVGFIYHFLQCFWFRVTIDSIFIQFNENNK; this is encoded by the coding sequence ATGTCTCAATTTTCTGTAATTATTTTAACATTCAATGAAGAAGATAATATTGAGTCCTGTCTCAATAAAATATTGAAAGTCTCCAATGATGTTTTCGTAGTCGACTCATTTTCAACAGATAACACTATTAAAATTTTAGAAAAGTATCCAATAAAATCAGTTCAGAATAAATTCGTTAACTATTCACAACAGAGAAATTGGGCTCAAGAAAATTGCCCTTTTAACCATGAATGGGTATTACATATTGATGCGGGAGAATTTCTAACTCCTGAACTTATTCATTGGCTTCAGCATGTTTTTCCTACTCAAATGGAAAAATTTGATGGATTTATTTTTAGCAGAAGAGTTTATTTTTTAAATAAATGGATTAAACGAGGAGGAATGTACCCAAATTCTCATTTACGGCTCTTTAAAAAAGAGAAAGGTTTTTGTGAGAATAAATCCTATGACCAGCATTTTGTTGTTGAAGGTAAAATTAATAAAGTCCCTCTGGGTGCCGATGTTATTGACAATAATGGTTCAAATGTAAATGATTTTATCTTAAAACACCTACGTTGGGCTAATAAAGAAGCAGAAGATATCATATCTAATCAAAATACTCAAGGCAATGTTAAGGAGTCAATTTTAGGAAATGACATTGAAAGAAAAAGGTTCTTGAAAAACAATCTGTATTATAAATTTCCAGTCCTTTGGCGAGCTTTTTTCTTATTTCTTTACAGGTATGTTTTTATGCTAGGTTTTTTAGATGGCAAAGTAGGATTTATTTATCATTTTTTACAATGTTTTTGGTTCAGAGTGACAATTGATTCAATTTTTATTCAATTCAATGAAAATAATAAGTAA
- a CDS encoding glycosyltransferase, with the protein MSKIKVLFPVGALFPDESGGVSISLYWLLKGLNKSKNIETGTVTTNYGIENGKIELNKWIETDYGPVIYNTTKQHKIAFRLIISFISKINNYDIIHLSSIFYPPSIICFFIALLFNKEIIWSTHGSLDDVEFIKRKKLKKISLFILNFFVKKTFFHVTCNEEEVFLRKRLKNSKNIFNITNFISIDTTVSNSKEDFFIYIGRFHPKKGIENLIKSLSLSKLFLKSSYTLQIAGDFSNNYGQYIFSLVNDLNLTSKVLFLGHITGIEKVNILSKAKFMFLPSFSENFGIVVAEALACETPVVTSIYTPWENLHKYEAGFWVDNTPESLASIIDQIISLDSEKYEHLKQNCKKLLFNELDVDNNIHIWENVYKKIYN; encoded by the coding sequence ATGTCAAAAATTAAAGTTCTCTTTCCTGTGGGTGCATTATTTCCTGATGAGTCAGGAGGTGTGAGTATTTCTTTATATTGGTTATTAAAAGGGTTAAATAAGTCAAAAAATATTGAGACAGGAACAGTTACAACAAATTATGGAATTGAAAATGGAAAAATTGAATTGAATAAATGGATTGAGACTGACTACGGTCCAGTAATTTATAACACGACTAAACAGCACAAGATTGCATTTAGGCTCATAATATCATTTATTTCTAAAATAAATAATTACGACATAATACACTTATCTTCAATTTTTTATCCCCCTTCAATTATTTGTTTTTTTATTGCACTTTTATTTAACAAAGAAATTATATGGTCGACGCATGGATCATTAGATGATGTAGAATTTATAAAAAGAAAAAAATTGAAAAAAATTTCTTTATTTATTTTAAATTTTTTTGTAAAAAAAACTTTTTTTCACGTAACATGTAATGAAGAAGAGGTTTTTCTCAGAAAGAGGCTAAAAAACTCAAAAAATATTTTCAATATAACAAACTTTATCTCAATTGATACTACTGTTTCCAATTCTAAAGAAGACTTTTTTATCTATATTGGTAGATTTCATCCTAAAAAAGGTATTGAAAACTTAATTAAATCACTTTCGCTATCTAAGCTTTTTTTAAAATCTAGCTATACTCTACAAATAGCGGGAGACTTTTCTAATAATTATGGCCAATACATTTTTTCACTTGTTAATGATTTAAATCTTACCAGTAAAGTGCTTTTTTTAGGACACATCACTGGTATTGAAAAAGTAAATATTCTATCAAAAGCAAAGTTTATGTTTTTACCATCTTTTTCGGAAAATTTTGGTATTGTAGTTGCAGAAGCCTTAGCTTGCGAAACGCCAGTTGTAACTTCTATCTACACCCCATGGGAGAATCTTCATAAATATGAGGCGGGTTTTTGGGTCGATAATACACCTGAATCATTGGCTTCTATTATTGACCAGATAATATCATTAGATTCAGAAAAATATGAGCATTTAAAACAAAATTGCAAAAAGTTACTCTTCAATGAATTAGATGTTGACAATAATATTCACATTTGGGAGAATGTTTATAAGAAAATATACAATTAA
- a CDS encoding glycosyltransferase family 1 protein, whose translation MKILYLTRKSSTYSIEKVFSLVENRLKDYAYINTKKAYSKYDKPFHVLINLIHFIFIYFKNRNKYDIFHITGVIHYVSILFPPSKTVLTIHDCIKYHQQKGLKKIIVKYLWFKLPVNHLKYITVISEKTKKELVEITQCSSQKIRVIYNPLDESYLYNDNNFNSFCPRILHVGTTPNKNLNNLFHSLKRTNCLLIIVGNITHDEKKTLEQLKINYRCLSNISEEEMVEQYNLCDIVSFITTYEGFGLPIIEAQSVGRVVISSRMNPHMEVGGDGAFYVDPHNIDEIENGFKNLISNPNLRKYLIEEGKKNIQNFLVDKISNKYLEFYESIIHANN comes from the coding sequence ATGAAAATTCTATACTTAACTAGAAAATCAAGCACTTATAGCATTGAAAAAGTCTTTTCCTTAGTTGAAAATCGTTTGAAAGACTACGCGTATATCAATACTAAAAAAGCTTATTCTAAATATGACAAGCCTTTTCATGTACTAATAAATTTAATCCATTTCATTTTCATTTACTTTAAAAATAGGAATAAGTACGATATTTTCCATATCACTGGCGTTATACATTATGTTTCTATACTTTTTCCTCCATCAAAAACTGTACTTACTATTCATGACTGTATAAAATATCATCAACAAAAGGGTTTAAAAAAAATCATTGTAAAGTATTTATGGTTTAAACTTCCTGTAAATCATTTAAAATATATTACTGTAATTTCAGAAAAAACAAAAAAAGAGCTAGTTGAAATAACACAATGTAGTTCTCAAAAAATTAGAGTAATTTATAATCCATTAGATGAAAGTTACCTATATAATGATAATAATTTCAACTCTTTCTGTCCTCGTATTCTACACGTAGGCACTACACCAAATAAAAATTTAAATAATCTATTTCATTCATTAAAACGCACAAACTGCCTATTAATTATTGTAGGAAATATCACTCATGATGAAAAAAAAACTTTAGAACAATTAAAAATCAATTACAGGTGCTTGAGCAATATTTCTGAAGAAGAGATGGTTGAACAATATAACTTATGTGATATTGTATCCTTCATAACTACATACGAAGGCTTTGGCTTACCTATTATTGAAGCTCAATCGGTTGGTAGAGTAGTAATTAGTAGTCGTATGAATCCTCATATGGAAGTAGGAGGAGACGGCGCTTTTTACGTTGACCCACATAATATAGATGAAATTGAGAATGGCTTTAAAAATCTTATATCAAATCCAAATTTACGCAAATACTTAATTGAAGAAGGGAAAAAAAATATTCAAAACTTTCTTGTTGATAAAATTTCAAATAAATATTTAGAATTTTATGAATCGATAATTCACGCAAATAACTAA
- a CDS encoding methyltransferase domain-containing protein: MKKLNVGCGTDIRPGWINMDIAQLDGVDVIHDINLLPLPFENESIDEILCQDILEHIEYPPVLKELHRILKKGGIITIRVPHFTSKNNYIDPTHKRLFSIRTFDFFTKDSFMGRNYYYDFAFSEIVSRKLTFQKGILFFFNYGVELIFGNRITILDFYEGSFLSRLFPGENIIIKLKK, from the coding sequence ATGAAAAAACTAAATGTAGGTTGTGGCACTGATATACGTCCAGGATGGATAAATATGGATATTGCTCAATTAGATGGTGTTGATGTAATCCATGACATAAACTTATTACCATTGCCTTTTGAAAATGAAAGTATAGATGAGATTTTATGCCAAGATATTTTAGAACACATTGAATATCCTCCTGTATTAAAGGAGCTTCATCGTATCTTAAAAAAAGGTGGAATAATCACTATTCGTGTTCCTCATTTTACATCAAAAAATAATTACATTGACCCTACACATAAAAGGTTATTTTCTATCAGAACATTTGATTTTTTTACAAAAGATTCATTTATGGGGCGTAATTACTATTATGACTTTGCCTTTAGCGAGATCGTAAGCCGAAAACTTACTTTTCAAAAGGGTATTTTATTTTTTTTCAATTATGGCGTTGAATTAATATTTGGTAATAGAATAACTATTTTAGATTTTTACGAAGGAAGTTTTTTAAGTAGACTATTCCCTGGAGAAAATATAATAATTAAACTTAAAAAATAA
- a CDS encoding lipopolysaccharide biosynthesis protein, whose protein sequence is MKITNIDIVWLRNFFSGLINRFTTIFAQVLLIPLFINLWGKEYYGEWLLISTLPAYLSASDLGLNVTATTAICALTANDKRSEALALYKSANKALLFLASIGLLLFSISCIYLNWSKIMGTKINSEQQIEISLLILISATFVMFLVGLAVGIYRSEGRFDKSQNFITLLQLFDAIIILVNVILGGNIFTVALSSFILKILFLIVIIIDLQKKYSWYKFGFNNPISEIYYLLPTSFFYMVALIGQGLVIQGTSFLIGKSLGPATLVTFNTIRTFINSIKSIINAFYSAYLPEFTKIIAQNKAEQARHLFIKMFIFTLTITTVFIATYYLLGNWIISIWTSNKVVVDNSIYVVMLVSIFFSTLSNCAYTVLNATNENRVMSIYYTIFALCAMWAIYVTSKNGLIYPVLFLCIVDFLMLVVTFNEAWKVVNGKIINGLG, encoded by the coding sequence ATGAAAATAACTAATATAGATATAGTATGGTTGAGAAATTTTTTTTCAGGACTTATTAATCGTTTTACAACCATTTTCGCCCAAGTTTTATTAATACCACTTTTTATCAACTTATGGGGTAAGGAATACTATGGTGAATGGTTATTAATTTCGACACTCCCTGCTTATTTATCTGCAAGTGATTTAGGGTTAAATGTAACTGCAACAACTGCAATTTGTGCACTAACAGCTAATGATAAAAGAAGTGAAGCACTAGCACTTTATAAAAGTGCAAATAAGGCTTTATTATTTCTAGCAAGCATTGGTCTTCTTTTATTTTCAATTAGTTGTATTTATCTAAATTGGAGTAAAATAATGGGGACTAAAATAAATTCTGAACAACAAATCGAAATAAGCTTATTGATACTTATCTCAGCGACATTTGTGATGTTCCTAGTTGGACTTGCAGTAGGAATTTACAGGTCTGAGGGTAGATTTGATAAGTCTCAAAATTTCATAACCCTGCTCCAATTATTTGATGCAATAATCATTCTAGTTAATGTGATTTTGGGAGGAAATATATTTACAGTTGCTTTGTCATCCTTTATTTTGAAAATATTATTTTTAATCGTTATTATTATTGACCTTCAGAAAAAATATTCTTGGTATAAATTTGGTTTTAATAACCCTATAAGTGAAATATACTACCTACTTCCTACATCCTTTTTTTATATGGTAGCATTAATAGGTCAAGGGCTCGTTATACAAGGTACAAGTTTTTTAATAGGAAAAAGTCTTGGTCCAGCTACATTAGTAACATTTAATACAATAAGAACATTTATAAACTCAATTAAATCCATTATTAACGCTTTTTACAGTGCCTACTTACCAGAATTTACAAAAATAATTGCTCAAAATAAAGCAGAACAGGCTAGGCATCTATTTATTAAAATGTTTATTTTTACATTAACAATTACTACAGTCTTTATTGCAACCTACTACCTACTCGGGAATTGGATTATCTCAATATGGACAAGTAACAAAGTAGTAGTCGATAACTCAATATATGTAGTAATGCTTGTTTCAATTTTTTTTAGCACATTGAGTAACTGTGCTTATACTGTACTTAATGCCACAAACGAAAACCGGGTAATGAGTATCTATTATACTATATTTGCACTTTGTGCAATGTGGGCAATTTACGTTACTAGTAAAAATGGACTAATATATCCTGTTCTTTTTCTTTGTATTGTCGATTTCCTCATGTTAGTAGTTACATTCAACGAAGCATGGAAGGTTGTTAATGGAAAGATAATCAATGGCTTAGGCTAA
- a CDS encoding class I SAM-dependent methyltransferase: MKKAIDIQKEYYKSTAKNYDTIHVSTELNEHNFALAFMSSLITLYDIKSILDVGAGTGRTIAFLQEQHPKLKIVGIEPVEALRSIGHKKGIKSEQLIDGDGNSLPFKNQEFDLVCEFGILHHVPKPEIVVAEMLRVSKKGIFISDCNNFGNGSLISRSIKQIINFLGLWNIYRYLITSGKMYEISEGDGLYYSYSIFNNLKQIRKVCPYIHLLNTTNSSTSNLYQSASHIALWGLKKLNAE; the protein is encoded by the coding sequence ATGAAAAAAGCAATTGATATACAAAAAGAGTACTACAAAAGTACTGCAAAAAATTATGATACCATTCATGTTAGCACTGAATTAAACGAACATAACTTCGCGTTAGCATTTATGTCATCATTGATAACACTTTATGATATAAAATCTATTTTAGACGTGGGTGCTGGTACTGGCAGAACTATTGCTTTCCTTCAAGAGCAACATCCAAAACTCAAAATTGTTGGAATTGAACCCGTAGAAGCTTTAAGAAGCATAGGTCATAAAAAAGGGATTAAAAGTGAGCAACTTATTGATGGAGATGGCAATTCTTTACCCTTTAAAAATCAAGAATTTGATTTAGTCTGCGAATTTGGCATATTACATCATGTTCCAAAGCCCGAAATTGTAGTTGCCGAAATGCTAAGAGTTTCTAAAAAAGGAATTTTTATATCCGATTGTAACAATTTTGGAAATGGTTCACTCATAAGCCGATCAATTAAACAAATAATAAACTTTTTGGGACTTTGGAATATATATAGATATTTGATTACATCTGGTAAAATGTATGAAATTTCAGAAGGAGATGGGTTATACTATTCTTATTCAATTTTTAATAATCTAAAACAAATACGCAAAGTTTGCCCATATATTCATTTATTAAATACAACTAATAGTTCAACCAGTAACCTATACCAATCAGCATCTCATATTGCACTTTGGGGGCTAAAAAAATTGAATGCAGAATAG
- a CDS encoding glycosyltransferase family 4 protein, producing MVIVSCTTKFHSYDLAEQLAKNELLTSLYTSFHSQKNRVFSSFHHRKDNENIPVEKIKTLLPIAIGLKLAPKFEYEFNELFDMYVSQVLSKTNKNFQIFIGWSGMSLHTIKKIKKQKKTVILERGSSHILYQNKILNQEYKKQLGIDYKINVRVIEKELQEYQEADFISVPSLFVKNSFIDYGVPENKLFYNPYGVSNLFNNINIAKKFDDKFRILYLGHMGVRKGLIYMFEALNKLNIPDDDFEVWFIGGLSDELRPIFEKHKKKNWIHFGFIEHNLLPSYISKCDVGIQPSIEEGLSRVIPQMLACGLPVIASKNTGGEDVIEDQLSGFIIPIRDSDIIKFHIEALFYDKNKLEYMQKQAAQTAFNKLEWTLYGDRYTNFIKTLLDN from the coding sequence ATGGTTATTGTGTCATGCACTACGAAATTTCATTCATATGATTTAGCTGAACAGTTAGCAAAGAATGAACTTTTAACATCTCTTTATACTAGTTTTCATTCACAAAAAAATCGAGTTTTTAGTTCATTTCATCATCGTAAAGATAATGAAAATATTCCTGTAGAAAAGATAAAAACACTTCTACCTATTGCCATTGGGCTTAAATTAGCACCGAAGTTTGAATATGAATTTAATGAACTATTTGATATGTATGTTTCTCAAGTCCTAAGCAAAACCAACAAAAACTTTCAAATTTTTATTGGTTGGAGTGGCATGTCGTTGCATACAATAAAAAAAATAAAAAAACAAAAAAAAACAGTAATTTTAGAGCGTGGTTCATCTCATATTTTATACCAAAATAAAATCTTAAATCAAGAATATAAAAAACAACTCGGTATAGATTACAAAATTAATGTAAGAGTTATCGAGAAAGAGCTTCAAGAATATCAAGAAGCCGATTTTATATCGGTACCTTCGTTATTTGTAAAGAATTCATTTATTGATTATGGAGTACCCGAAAATAAACTTTTTTACAACCCATATGGAGTAAGTAACCTTTTTAATAATATAAATATTGCTAAAAAATTTGACGATAAATTTCGCATTTTATACTTAGGACATATGGGAGTTCGAAAAGGACTTATTTATATGTTCGAAGCACTAAATAAATTAAATATTCCAGATGATGATTTCGAAGTATGGTTCATTGGTGGATTATCCGATGAATTGAGACCTATTTTTGAAAAACATAAGAAAAAAAACTGGATTCACTTTGGATTTATTGAACATAACCTTCTCCCTTCTTACATCTCTAAATGTGATGTAGGAATACAACCTTCAATTGAAGAAGGATTATCAAGAGTCATACCACAGATGTTAGCTTGTGGGTTACCAGTAATTGCAAGCAAAAATACTGGTGGTGAAGATGTTATTGAAGATCAACTTTCAGGTTTTATAATTCCAATTAGGGATTCAGATATTATTAAATTTCATATAGAAGCGCTCTTTTATGATAAAAATAAACTTGAATATATGCAAAAACAAGCAGCTCAAACAGCATTCAATAAATTAGAATGGACACTTTATGGAGATAGATACACCAACTTTATAAAAACATTATTGGATAATTAA
- a CDS encoding glycosyltransferase, with translation MNILYIGDLRPAMTSFHRSQALERIGANVIPIDPFNVFQSVFSNPLWGRIHYYTGYLFFQKNIENWLKLQLTKLPSINLVWVDSGELIGPKALTILKSLKVPVVLYNNDDPTGRRDSNRFKLLLKALPEYDVCVVVRDSTYEDLVKKKGLKNVIQVWRSYDEVAHAPFENYSDIPQKFKSDIAFIGTWIKDEGRDRFILDLAKKGVNVSVWGDRWPKSPYWRELTPYFRGGALQGRDYVAAIQGAKLVLGLLSKGNRDNHTQRSLEVPYAGGLLCAERTSDHLSMYKEMEEAVFWKDIDECSQIYHTLIKDSVLREKIREAGMKKVRKLKTGNEDLCKLVLTHLKINVS, from the coding sequence ATGAACATTTTATACATTGGAGATCTAAGACCAGCTATGACCTCGTTTCATAGATCTCAAGCTTTAGAAAGAATAGGTGCGAATGTAATTCCTATAGACCCCTTTAATGTTTTTCAGTCTGTATTTTCAAATCCATTGTGGGGGCGTATTCACTATTACACAGGATATTTATTTTTTCAAAAAAACATTGAGAATTGGTTGAAATTACAATTAACAAAGCTTCCATCAATTAACTTAGTATGGGTTGATAGTGGTGAGTTAATAGGTCCAAAAGCACTAACTATTCTAAAATCACTTAAAGTTCCAGTAGTATTGTATAACAACGATGACCCCACAGGAAGGCGTGATAGCAATAGATTTAAATTACTTTTAAAAGCACTGCCTGAGTATGATGTTTGTGTAGTTGTTAGAGATAGTACCTACGAAGACTTGGTAAAGAAAAAAGGACTAAAAAACGTTATTCAAGTATGGCGTTCCTATGACGAAGTAGCCCATGCACCTTTTGAAAACTACTCTGATATACCTCAAAAATTCAAATCTGACATCGCGTTTATTGGCACTTGGATTAAAGATGAAGGGCGCGATCGATTTATTTTAGACCTTGCTAAAAAGGGCGTCAATGTAAGTGTTTGGGGAGACCGATGGCCAAAATCGCCATATTGGAGAGAGTTGACGCCTTATTTTCGTGGGGGTGCATTACAGGGTAGGGATTATGTTGCTGCAATTCAAGGTGCAAAATTAGTACTTGGCTTATTATCCAAAGGAAACCGGGATAACCACACGCAACGTTCATTAGAAGTTCCATATGCGGGTGGCCTCTTGTGTGCCGAACGGACAAGTGACCACCTATCAATGTACAAGGAAATGGAAGAAGCAGTTTTCTGGAAAGACATAGATGAATGTAGTCAAATTTATCACACCCTAATTAAAGATTCAGTACTTAGAGAAAAAATTAGAGAGGCAGGTATGAAGAAAGTTAGAAAACTTAAAACTGGGAATGAAGACTTATGTAAACTAGTACTTACACATTTAAAAATTAACGTATCTTAA